A window of the Vespa velutina chromosome 7, iVesVel2.1, whole genome shotgun sequence genome harbors these coding sequences:
- the LOC124950375 gene encoding ran GTPase-activating protein 1 — protein sequence MSSFNLSELKDALKDNIEKNGVSFAGRFLKLDSEKNAIEVVKAIEECPHLEFFNLEGNTLGPLAAKAIAEALKKKGAALKRALWKDMFTGRSKEEIPKALEYLGTSLCIAGAQLTELELSDNAFGPIGIKGLADFLTSSTCYSLRELHLNNNGLGIFGGKMLAKALLDCCQNSSRDGTQLALKVFDVGRNRLENEGAEALASVFKKLTTLEEVAMPQNSITHPGIIALAKGLSANPKLRVLNLNDNIIGPQGAQALANILPNFRALEYLNLGDCLLKTEGSLILAAALGIKGNHPSLMELNLSFNEIHTRGAAPIAQAMADKKQLTNLHLDGNLFGTDGRAILHKCLTNFERINSLGTLNDDESVEDEDGEDEEEDEDENEDEDENEDEDENENEDEDEDEEDEDDENVNEDYTNDNGAIIIQKIEKKVTVPDFLKSPTEENLLLLEYESGQPFVEYVKNLVKDNNTQSEFTFIEEFIKVIMNVSALCGSGFFDVRIKAQTLTDILYAELFAFAVKDKQITILNNSLLVNLGLIKSEDKSAGKIDWNLDGCFKALEIISQKDYFLQQTRDTLKIFLEKPVIISRVKVIDPFQDAKVALGIVLNRFQTT from the exons atgtctTCGTTCAACTTAAGCGAATTAAAAGATGCTTTAAaggataatattgaaaaaaacgGTGTTTCTTTTGCAGGAAGATTTCTCAAACTTGATTCTGAAAAAAatg cAATAGAAGTGGTTAAAGCGATAGAAGAATGCCCACATTTAGAATTCTTCAATTTAGAAGGTAATACATTAGGGCCACTTGCGGCAAAAGCTATAGCTGaagctttaaaaaagaaaggagctGCTTTGAAAAGAGCTCTTTGGAAAGATATGTTTACTGGTCGCtctaaagaagaaattccTAAAGCGTTAGAATATCTTGGCACTTCTTTGTGTATAGCTGGTGCACAACTTACTGAGTTAGAGTTGAGTGATAATGCTTTTGGTCCAATTGGTATTAAAGGATTAGCAGATTTTTTAACTTCAAGTACATGTTATTCTCTTCGtgaattacatttaaataacaatggaCTTGGTATATTTGGAGGTAAAATGTTAGCTAAAGCTTTATTGGACTGTTGTCAGAATAGTTCACGCGATG gaACACAATTAGCATTGAAAGTATTTGATGTTGGAAGAAATCGGTTGGAAAATGAAGGTGCCGAAGCTTTGGCATCTGTATTTAAAAAGTTAACTACTTTAGAGGAGGTTGCAATGCCTCAAAATAGTATAACTCATCCAGGAATTATAGCACTTGCTAAAGGTTTATCTGCTAATCCAAAATTACGTGTGTTAAatcttaatgataatataataggaCCTCAAGGAGCTCAAGCTCTTGCCAACATTTTACCAAATTTTCGTGCTCTTGAATATCTTAATCTTGGAGACTGTTTGTTAAAAACAGAAGGTAGTTTAATATTAGCAGCAGCTTTAGGAATTAAAGGAAATCATCCTTCCCTTATGGAGTTAAACTTAAGTTTTAATGAAATCCATACAAGGGGAGCTGCGCCAATTGCTCAAGCAATGGCTGATAAAAAGCAACTGACTAATTTACATTTAGATGGCAATTTATTTGGAACAGATGGTCGTGCTATTTTGCACAAATGTCTTACAAATTTTGAACGTATTAATTCATTAGGTACATTAAATGACGATGAAAGTGTTGAAGATGAAGATGGtgaggatgaggaagaagatgaggatgaaaacgaagatgaggatgaaaacgaagatgaggatgaaaatgaaaatgaggatgaggatgaagatgaggaagatgaagatgatgagaATGTGAATGAAGATTATACAAATGACAATGGtgctataataatacaaaaaattgaaaagaaagtaacTGTTCCTGATTTCTTAAAATCTCCaacagaagaaaatttattattattagaatatgaGAGTGGACAGCCTTTTGTTGAATATGTAAAG aatttagtaaaagataataatacgcAATCAGAATTCACGTTCATTGAGGAATTTATAAAAGTGATTATGAATGTTTCTGCTTTGTGTGGAAGTGGATTTTTTGATGTAAGAATAAAAGCACAAACCCTTACAGATATTCTATATGCAGAGCTCTTTGCATTTGCTGtgaaagataaacaaattacaattttgaataattcttTACTTGTAAACTTAGGTTTAATAAAG AGCGAAGATAAAAGTGCTGGAAAAATTGATTGGAATTTAGATGGTTGTTTCAAAGCATTGGAGATAATCAGccaaaaagattattttttgcaACAAACAAGGGATacgttaaaaatctttttagaaAAACCAGTAATAATTAGCCGCGTAAAAGTAATAGATCCTTTCCAAGATGCAAAGGTTGCTCTTGGAATTGTATTAAATCGTTTTCAAACAACATAA